A window of the Scophthalmus maximus strain ysfricsl-2021 chromosome 8, ASM2237912v1, whole genome shotgun sequence genome harbors these coding sequences:
- the stn1 gene encoding CST complex subunit STN1: protein MQAAPADPAGEPPSVTWGLDPMFSAFARLFVGDILRMTESTQVPGIYFYNSRPVYKVDVLGTVVYKREREDFFCYGVDDGTGVINCLCWKNELFKEEEEDPGKSGGKRSDKGHGGFNPVGELKKLRQAQQKRCRLEIGELLRVRGPVKTSRQQREIMASTFYKVNDPMMASQIAWMMEAPQLYRQFYDKPLQLQHNAKSDSAISPLSKAKHIIQDFFKQNSVSRFRPYDVQDLLQPLISCQPQTTSVDQEPVAGPSGSRQLRQLLKETLDMLQNEGIVYRKVKSQDEVYLVTAQDKDLLIAVKDIVREDSKREKYAEKGCHILHILSAVRQRYSLNVNKAALELVLKSLECNSDIVSSSDNHYTVF from the exons ATGCAGGCGGCTCCGGCGGACCCGGCGGGAGAGCCCCCCTCCGTGACGTGGGGCCTGGACCCGATGTTCTCTGCCTTCGCCAGGCTGTTCGTCGGAGACATCCTGCGGATGACGGAGTCCACGCAGGTGCCAG GTATTTACTTCTACAACTCGCGGCCAGTCTACAAAGTCGATGTACTTGGGACAGTGGTTtataagagagaaagagaagactTCTTCTGTTACGGAG TGGACGATGGCACTGGTGTTATAAACTGCCTGTGCTGGAAAAACGAGCTGtttaaggaggaggaggaggatcctGGTAAAT CCGGGGGAAAGCGCAGCGATAAAGGTCACGGAGGCTTCAACCCAGTCGGCGAGCTGAAGAAGCTGAGACAGGCCCAACAGAAACGCTGCCGCCTGGAGATTGGAGAACTGCTCCGGGTCAGGGGACCGGTCAAGACATCAAGGCAACAGAGAGAAATCATGGCCTCCACCTTCT ATAAGGTGAACGACCCAATGATGGCATCCCAGATAGCGTGGATGATGGAGGCCCCTCAGCTGTACAGACAGTTTTATGACAAACCACTCCAGTTGCAACATAATGCAAAGAG TGACTCGGCCATCAGTCCCCTCAGCAAGGCAAAACACATCATCCAGGATTTCTTTAAGCAGAATTCAGTGAGCAGGTTCAGGCCCTATGATGTCCAGGACCTCCTGCAGCCTCTCATCTCCTGCCAGCCCCAAACAACATCTGTTGACCAG GAGCCGGTGGCAGGTCCGTCGGGCTCCCGGCAGCTGCGCCAGCTTCTGAAGGAAACCCTGGACATGTTACAGAATGAGGGTATCGTGTACCGCAAGGTCAAGTCTCAGGATGAAGTCTATCTT GTGACTGCACAGGATAAAGATCTACTCATAGCTGTAAAAGATATCGTCAGGGAAGActcaaagagagagaagt ATGCAGAGAAGGGTTGCCACATCCTGCACATCCTGTCTGCAGTAAGGCAGCGGTACAGCCTGAACGTGAACAAAGCGGCACTCGAGCTGGTCCTCAAATCTCTGGAGTGCAACAGTGACATCGTCAGCTCCAGTGACAACCACTACACTGTGTTTTAA